One Methylobacterium sp. 77 DNA window includes the following coding sequences:
- a CDS encoding DUF2865 domain-containing protein, whose product MAGLILGVGGIVAGASLVQASERGGIFGFFEEIFRGPAVQPQPAPMPRPARPRYASLPNASRVTAAQSFRQTPRLARVKRPVAARSSRSASAALTASALGTRTVCVRSCDGYLFPLGRLASRSDIPVHEAACAAACPNAATNLYTLGADQNDLDRAIGLDGRPYRTLRVANLYRTKRVDQCSCQPDGVAATPLPIELDMTARVGDVVATPSSARVVVSTRTGGFKVVDFREASILSHRQRRNIDRKIDVVRREADARGSGRDIRQASRTVDRAPRIRVAQMGDIEGTGGFGIVQRSQDNEAGFSVVRVVVASPFIR is encoded by the coding sequence ATGGCCGGGCTCATCCTTGGCGTCGGCGGCATCGTTGCCGGGGCGAGCCTGGTTCAGGCCTCGGAGCGGGGAGGCATCTTCGGCTTCTTCGAGGAGATCTTTCGCGGGCCGGCCGTCCAGCCTCAGCCTGCGCCCATGCCGCGCCCGGCGAGACCCCGCTACGCCTCTCTCCCCAATGCGAGCCGCGTCACCGCTGCACAATCCTTCCGGCAGACGCCTCGTTTGGCCCGCGTCAAGCGGCCGGTCGCTGCGCGCTCGAGCCGTTCGGCGTCCGCTGCGCTGACGGCCTCAGCGCTCGGCACCCGTACCGTCTGCGTCCGGTCTTGCGACGGTTACCTGTTTCCGCTCGGGCGGCTGGCCTCACGTTCCGATATCCCCGTCCACGAGGCCGCCTGCGCGGCGGCTTGCCCGAATGCCGCCACCAACCTCTACACGCTCGGTGCGGACCAGAATGATCTCGACCGCGCGATCGGCCTCGACGGCCGGCCCTATCGTACGCTCCGGGTAGCGAACCTCTACCGGACGAAGCGCGTCGACCAATGCTCGTGCCAGCCCGACGGCGTGGCGGCCACGCCGTTGCCGATCGAGCTCGATATGACCGCGAGAGTCGGAGATGTGGTCGCCACGCCGTCGAGCGCCCGTGTCGTGGTCTCCACCCGGACCGGGGGGTTCAAGGTCGTGGATTTCCGCGAGGCCAGCATCCTGTCGCACCGTCAGCGTCGCAACATCGACCGCAAGATCGACGTCGTGCGGCGCGAGGCCGATGCCCGCGGCTCGGGCCGGGATATCCGTCAGGCTAGCCGGACGGTCGATCGCGCCCCGCGGATCCGGGTCGCGCAGATGGGCGACATCGAAGGAACCGGCGGTTTCGGCATCGTTCAGCGCAGCCAGGACAACGAAGCGGGATTCTCTGTCGTTCGGGTCGTGGTGGCCTCGCCCTTCATCCGATGA
- a CDS encoding MBL fold metallo-hydrolase — protein MTKSNDEGDTGVDPNFDSASPTNGETVNLTALVRRRICPNASPFTSSGTCSYIVGRGEVAIIDPGPADPAHVAALIAAIAGERLTAIVVTHTHRDHSPGARLLQAETGAPIVGCGPHRAARLLAEGEFPHLDASADRDHRPDRQMTQGDRLEGPGWTLEAVETPGHTMNHLAFAMPEEATLFSGDHVMAWSTTIVAPPDGSMRAYMASLEALRGRDETIYWPGHGGPVRDPRRFVRGLAAHRRQRESAIRARIEAGDRDIRSIVGVIYQGLSAALQGAAALSVFAHLEDLVERGIIVTDGPPRLDSIYAPA, from the coding sequence ATGACCAAGAGCAACGACGAAGGCGACACCGGGGTCGATCCGAATTTCGATTCTGCATCGCCCACGAACGGCGAGACGGTGAACCTCACGGCGTTGGTGAGACGACGGATCTGTCCCAACGCGAGTCCCTTCACGTCGAGCGGCACCTGCAGCTACATCGTCGGACGCGGCGAGGTCGCGATCATCGATCCAGGCCCCGCCGATCCGGCTCACGTCGCTGCGCTCATTGCCGCGATCGCCGGTGAGCGCCTCACAGCCATCGTCGTTACCCACACCCATCGCGACCATTCTCCGGGCGCGCGGCTGCTCCAGGCGGAAACGGGCGCGCCCATCGTCGGCTGTGGTCCGCACCGTGCCGCGAGGCTCCTCGCGGAGGGCGAGTTCCCGCATCTCGACGCCAGCGCGGACCGCGACCACCGTCCCGACCGTCAGATGACGCAGGGAGACAGGCTGGAGGGACCCGGCTGGACGCTGGAGGCGGTGGAGACGCCCGGCCACACCATGAATCACCTCGCCTTCGCCATGCCCGAGGAGGCGACCCTGTTCTCGGGCGATCACGTGATGGCCTGGTCCACCACCATCGTGGCACCGCCCGACGGGTCGATGCGCGCCTATATGGCGTCGCTCGAGGCGCTGCGCGGGCGTGACGAGACGATCTACTGGCCGGGTCACGGTGGCCCGGTGCGCGATCCGCGGCGGTTCGTGCGGGGCCTCGCTGCCCATCGGCGACAGCGTGAGAGCGCGATCCGCGCACGGATCGAGGCCGGAGACCGCGACATCCGCTCCATCGTCGGGGTCATCTATCAGGGGCTGAGTGCGGCCCTGCAGGGCGCTGCCGCGCTCTCGGTCTTCGCCCATCTGGAGGATCTGGTTGAGCGGGGAATCATCGTCACCGACGGTCCGCCGCGCCTCGACAGCATCTACGCGCCGGCCTGA
- a CDS encoding DUF1499 domain-containing protein has translation MRRSLIEEPITRAGPLSRGTAILSVLVTLFALVLVRDPRADEGPALVTLGSGLVLAVIAIAFSLFAFVRVWREGARGLGSAIAGLLIAAILLGYPAFIGFRSLRLPAIADVTTDTDNPPAFSRSHAAFAAREGHYPPDPGPESRTAQRATYLQIAPLTLDLDANAAFELARKAAVNRKWQIVEAIRPGGRVGNGRIEAVTRGLILNLANDVTVRVRPRADGARIDVRSASRIGDRDFGANADSIRAYLDEVANLAIAVK, from the coding sequence ATGCGTCGTTCGCTCATCGAGGAGCCCATCACCCGCGCCGGCCCGCTCTCCCGCGGCACCGCCATTCTGTCCGTCCTCGTCACCCTGTTCGCGCTCGTTCTGGTGCGGGATCCGCGGGCGGACGAGGGGCCCGCGCTGGTGACCCTGGGGTCCGGCCTCGTCCTGGCGGTCATAGCGATCGCCTTCTCCCTCTTCGCATTCGTTCGGGTCTGGCGTGAGGGCGCACGCGGATTGGGAAGCGCGATCGCCGGCCTGCTCATCGCCGCGATCCTCCTCGGCTATCCCGCCTTCATCGGCTTCCGCAGCCTGCGCCTTCCGGCCATCGCCGATGTCACCACCGATACCGACAACCCGCCCGCTTTCTCGCGCTCGCACGCTGCTTTCGCCGCCCGGGAAGGACATTATCCTCCCGATCCCGGACCGGAATCGCGGACGGCGCAGCGCGCCACCTATCTTCAGATCGCGCCGCTCACCCTCGACCTCGACGCGAACGCCGCGTTCGAACTCGCCCGCAAGGCCGCCGTGAACCGCAAATGGCAGATCGTGGAAGCGATCCGCCCCGGCGGCAGGGTCGGCAACGGCCGGATCGAGGCGGTGACGCGCGGGCTCATCCTGAACCTCGCCAACGACGTCACCGTGCGGGTCCGGCCGAGGGCGGACGGAGCCCGGATCGATGTCCGCTCGGCCTCCCGGATCGGCGACCGCGATTTCGGCGCCAATGCCGACAGCATCCGGGCCTATCTCGACGAGGTCGCCAACCTCGCCATCGCCGTCAAGTGA
- a CDS encoding MarR family transcriptional regulator, which yields MSLDAATRPDVTDAQAGDPLRVWFRFIRLNRRVTGAMAAELRGLGLSIPQFDVLSTLTEREGLTQQDLAARLYVTKGNVSGLIDRLVEAGLVERHAIPGDRRSHALHLTAAGIEIAARGIAAQTAYVARTLGTLPQEDIAAFEQLVLKWRDVARAESGG from the coding sequence ATGAGTCTAGACGCCGCGACCCGCCCCGACGTGACCGATGCGCAAGCGGGCGACCCGCTGCGGGTCTGGTTCCGTTTCATTCGCCTCAACCGGCGGGTAACGGGGGCGATGGCGGCGGAATTGCGCGGTCTCGGCCTCTCGATCCCGCAATTCGACGTGCTTTCGACGCTGACCGAGCGTGAAGGTCTGACGCAGCAGGATCTCGCCGCGCGGCTCTACGTGACCAAGGGCAACGTCTCCGGGCTGATCGACCGGCTGGTGGAGGCCGGCCTCGTCGAGCGTCATGCCATTCCCGGCGACCGGCGTTCGCATGCTCTACACCTCACGGCGGCGGGCATCGAGATCGCGGCGCGCGGAATCGCCGCGCAGACGGCCTATGTCGCGCGCACCCTCGGCACCCTGCCGCAGGAGGACATCGCGGCCTTCGAACAGCTCGTTCTGAAGTGGCGCGATGTCGCCCGCGCCGAGTCGGGCGGCTGA
- a CDS encoding NAD(P)/FAD-dependent oxidoreductase produces MPPHDRTGSFGTGLNAPTKRDLLRGAAGTALTATLPFLASPALAQTGNAPKHVLVLGAGMSGLTAALALLRRGHRVTVIEYQDRIGGRLYSLPLKNGQFTEAGGGHFRSNMPYVLSYVRRFNLPLLSLNDGLPRYIVGGKTGTGADLANWPWPVSREERNVSVATSLNRYLYRAGLDTDSVLDSRWPDPESLARYDNVTVGDLVKGVGASDAFCQLLDAHGGTFTSRSQALGAIPDLAYHFGDQNVFRIEGGNNRLPMALAGAIGPTNVVLKAEVVSIEQTDGGVRVGTRDGRDFSGDAIVSTIPFSVLGDIEVKPGWSEGKRRMFAEMEWDKTVKVIVQTRTPSWLSKNVHGWPMAGGDRPWERVIDITGNETGSHGNVFFYLNGANAEAILARPRETRAQVTVDQFRADMPDLFDEVITVKDFAWTEQPWIKGSFGSPPLGGGWMIREWTQPEGRIHFAGDFTSLKTGWVEGAIEAGLRAARQIDPLVQAEGRPVIRQSL; encoded by the coding sequence ATGCCTCCTCACGATCGCACCGGCTCCTTTGGCACCGGATTGAATGCTCCGACGAAACGTGACCTTCTTCGCGGGGCCGCCGGTACCGCACTCACCGCCACGCTCCCCTTCCTCGCCTCGCCGGCCCTCGCGCAGACGGGCAACGCGCCGAAACACGTGCTCGTCCTTGGCGCCGGCATGTCAGGTCTGACGGCCGCCCTGGCTCTTCTGCGCAGAGGCCATCGCGTCACGGTGATCGAGTACCAGGATCGTATCGGCGGTCGCCTCTACTCGCTTCCGCTGAAGAACGGGCAGTTCACCGAGGCCGGCGGAGGACACTTCAGGTCCAACATGCCCTACGTGCTGAGCTACGTGCGGCGCTTCAACCTGCCCCTTCTCAGCCTGAATGACGGCCTTCCCCGCTACATCGTGGGCGGCAAGACCGGGACGGGCGCCGATCTCGCCAACTGGCCCTGGCCGGTCTCCCGCGAGGAACGCAACGTCAGCGTCGCCACCAGCCTCAACCGCTATCTCTACCGGGCCGGGCTCGACACCGATTCCGTCCTCGATTCGCGCTGGCCCGACCCGGAATCGCTGGCCCGCTATGACAACGTCACCGTGGGCGACCTCGTGAAGGGCGTCGGCGCCTCGGACGCGTTCTGCCAGCTCCTCGACGCCCATGGCGGCACCTTCACCAGCCGCTCGCAGGCGCTGGGGGCCATCCCAGACCTGGCCTACCATTTCGGCGACCAGAACGTGTTCCGCATCGAAGGCGGCAACAATCGCCTGCCGATGGCCCTCGCCGGGGCGATCGGCCCGACGAACGTCGTCCTCAAGGCCGAGGTGGTCAGCATCGAGCAGACCGACGGCGGCGTCCGTGTCGGAACTCGCGACGGGCGCGACTTCAGCGGCGATGCGATCGTGTCCACGATCCCGTTCAGCGTCCTAGGCGATATCGAGGTAAAACCCGGCTGGTCGGAGGGCAAGCGGCGGATGTTTGCCGAGATGGAATGGGACAAGACCGTGAAGGTCATCGTCCAGACCAGGACGCCTTCATGGCTCTCCAAGAACGTCCATGGCTGGCCCATGGCCGGCGGTGACAGGCCCTGGGAGCGGGTCATCGACATCACCGGCAACGAGACCGGCTCGCATGGAAACGTCTTCTTCTACCTCAACGGAGCGAATGCGGAGGCGATCCTGGCCCGCCCCCGCGAGACGCGCGCTCAGGTGACGGTCGACCAATTCCGCGCCGACATGCCGGACCTGTTCGACGAGGTGATCACGGTGAAGGACTTCGCCTGGACCGAGCAGCCCTGGATCAAGGGCTCGTTCGGCTCGCCGCCGCTCGGCGGCGGATGGATGATCCGGGAATGGACCCAGCCCGAGGGCCGCATCCATTTCGCCGGCGACTTCACCAGCCTCAAGACCGGCTGGGTCGAGGGAGCGATCGAGGCCGGTCTTCGCGCTGCCCGGCAAATCGACCCGCTGGTCCAGGCGGAAGGCCGCCCGGTGATCCGTCAGAGTCTCTGA
- a CDS encoding HAD family hydrolase, with amino-acid sequence MTSTRPDRLAGILFDKDGTLVDFDRTWGPAAYAVMDILAGSDRARLEDLMAVSHYVEEERRFLPSSPLIAGSSAAYGPLWAKVLGRPAGPALYREMDSLFRQEGLRHLRPIGDPAAMARALVDAGYALGIATNDSEASARAQGEALGLTPHLTYVAGYDSGHGAKPEPGMVSAFAAHLGIAPDRLAMVGDSPYDLVAGSAAGAITIAVMSGPMGEAAREAMAPLADHVIASIGDLPALLDDIADGAQARSAGWQPGR; translated from the coding sequence GTGACGTCGACCCGACCTGACCGCCTCGCCGGCATCCTGTTCGACAAGGACGGCACCCTCGTCGATTTCGACCGGACCTGGGGGCCTGCCGCCTATGCGGTGATGGACATTCTGGCAGGATCCGACCGCGCCCGCCTCGAAGACCTGATGGCGGTGAGCCATTACGTCGAGGAGGAGCGCCGCTTCCTGCCGAGCTCTCCCCTCATCGCCGGCTCGTCGGCCGCCTATGGCCCGCTCTGGGCAAAGGTTCTCGGCCGGCCGGCGGGGCCGGCGCTGTATCGGGAGATGGATTCGCTGTTCCGGCAGGAAGGGCTGAGGCATCTCCGTCCGATCGGCGACCCGGCCGCGATGGCGCGAGCCCTTGTCGATGCGGGCTACGCCCTCGGCATCGCCACCAACGATTCAGAGGCCTCGGCCCGGGCCCAGGGCGAGGCCTTGGGTCTGACCCCGCACCTCACCTACGTCGCGGGCTACGATTCCGGGCATGGCGCCAAACCGGAACCCGGCATGGTCAGCGCCTTCGCCGCCCATCTCGGCATCGCGCCGGACCGCCTCGCCATGGTCGGTGATTCCCCCTACGACCTCGTCGCCGGGAGCGCGGCCGGCGCGATCACCATCGCCGTCATGAGTGGGCCCATGGGGGAGGCCGCCCGCGAGGCCATGGCGCCGCTCGCCGACCATGTGATCGCATCGATCGGTGACCTTCCCGCCTTGCTCGATGACATCGCGGATGGGGCGCAGGCGAGATCCGCCGGGTGGCAGCCGGGACGTTGA
- a CDS encoding tautomerase family protein, whose protein sequence is MPFARIDLVQGKSADYRRTIGDVVYEAIVSALGAPKDDRFQAITEHAPENFIVDPTYLGIARTADCIVIQLTLNSGRSIEQKRNFYKQVADGLHERLGLRREDVFINLVEVVKENWSFGNGEAQYAT, encoded by the coding sequence ATGCCCTTCGCTCGCATCGATCTCGTTCAGGGCAAGTCCGCTGACTACCGCCGCACGATCGGCGATGTCGTCTACGAGGCTATCGTCTCGGCACTCGGCGCTCCGAAAGACGACCGCTTCCAGGCGATCACCGAGCACGCGCCCGAGAACTTCATCGTCGACCCGACCTACCTCGGCATCGCGCGGACGGCAGATTGCATCGTGATCCAACTCACCCTCAACAGCGGCCGTTCGATCGAGCAGAAGCGCAACTTCTACAAGCAGGTCGCCGATGGGCTGCACGAGCGTCTCGGACTGCGCCGCGAGGACGTCTTCATTAATCTCGTCGAGGTCGTGAAAGAGAACTGGTCCTTCGGCAACGGCGAGGCCCAGTACGCGACTTGA
- a CDS encoding aminotransferase — MLSNLATRDVETLIHPYTNLSTFRETGPLVLERGHGVWVYDSDGRPYLEGMAGLWCTALGYSNEELVEAASEQMSRLPFTHLFSGRSHDPAIELAETLKELMPIPTSKIFFTSSGSEANDTQVKLTWYLNNALGRPAKKKIISRIKGYHGVTVASASMTGLTANHADWDLPLPGFLHVGCPHHYRFSEAGETEEAFSQRLADELEALILREGPDTVAAFVAEPVMGAGGAIAPPAGYFQKIQAVLDRYDVRFIADEVICGFGRLGTWFGSEALGMRPDSLSFAKAVTSGYMPLGGISIDEPLYKAMVTQSAKLGTFGHGTTYSGHPVACAVALKTIEIYKRDRIVEGVAEKAPHFQARLSALADHPIVGEARGIGLIGGLEIVADKASKRQYEPKAGVAARCVAFAQGEGLIVRFLAGDRIAVCPPLVISDDEIDTLFDRLIRALDRTEAWIASEGLQPAP; from the coding sequence ATGCTCTCGAACCTCGCGACCCGCGACGTCGAAACGCTGATCCATCCCTACACCAACCTCTCCACCTTCCGTGAGACCGGCCCCCTGGTGCTGGAGCGCGGCCACGGGGTCTGGGTCTATGACAGCGACGGCCGGCCCTATCTCGAAGGCATGGCCGGCCTGTGGTGCACGGCCTTGGGCTACTCGAACGAGGAGCTTGTGGAGGCGGCGAGCGAGCAGATGTCGCGCCTGCCCTTCACCCATCTGTTCTCGGGGCGCAGCCACGATCCGGCGATCGAGCTCGCGGAGACGCTGAAGGAGCTGATGCCGATCCCGACCTCGAAGATCTTCTTCACCTCGTCGGGGTCTGAGGCCAACGACACCCAGGTCAAGCTGACCTGGTACCTCAACAACGCCCTCGGCCGCCCGGCCAAGAAGAAGATCATCTCGCGGATCAAGGGCTATCACGGCGTCACCGTCGCCTCGGCCTCGATGACCGGGCTCACCGCCAACCATGCCGATTGGGACCTGCCGCTGCCGGGCTTCCTGCATGTGGGCTGCCCGCATCATTACCGCTTCTCCGAGGCCGGCGAGACCGAGGAGGCGTTCTCCCAGCGCCTCGCCGATGAGCTCGAAGCCCTGATCCTGCGCGAAGGGCCGGATACCGTCGCCGCCTTCGTCGCCGAGCCGGTGATGGGAGCCGGCGGCGCCATCGCCCCGCCGGCCGGGTATTTCCAGAAGATCCAGGCGGTGCTCGACCGCTACGACGTGCGCTTCATCGCCGACGAGGTGATCTGCGGCTTCGGCCGCCTCGGCACCTGGTTCGGCTCGGAAGCCCTCGGGATGCGGCCGGACAGCCTGTCCTTCGCCAAGGCCGTGACCTCGGGCTACATGCCGCTCGGCGGCATCAGCATCGACGAGCCGCTCTACAAGGCGATGGTGACGCAGAGCGCCAAGCTCGGCACCTTCGGCCATGGCACGACCTATTCGGGTCATCCCGTCGCCTGCGCCGTCGCGCTCAAGACCATCGAGATCTACAAGCGCGACCGCATCGTCGAGGGCGTCGCCGAGAAGGCGCCGCATTTCCAGGCCCGGCTCTCGGCCCTGGCCGACCACCCGATCGTCGGCGAGGCCCGTGGCATCGGCCTCATCGGCGGCCTGGAGATCGTCGCCGACAAGGCCTCGAAGCGCCAATACGAGCCCAAGGCCGGGGTCGCCGCCCGCTGCGTCGCCTTCGCCCAGGGCGAGGGGCTGATCGTCCGGTTCCTCGCCGGCGACCGGATCGCGGTCTGCCCTCCCCTCGTCATCTCCGACGACGAGATCGATACGCTGTTCGACCGCCTGATCCGCGCCCTTGACCGGACCGAGGCCTGGATCGCGTCGGAAGGGCTGCAGCCGGCGCCGTGA
- a CDS encoding metallophosphoesterase, with protein MLILPTRRQFLTGIGATTALVSATGAYGFVIEPRHRLVVTRYAPVLPGWSTGPRLTVAVLADFHVGEPTMPLDRIAEIVDATNRLHPDLILLLGDYPSGPSVTTRKVPLIDFARVVEGLRAPLGTHAILGNHDWWDDRIAQKTRRGPVESQRALEARGIPVMENTVLRLVKDGLPFWIAGLGDQEPFLMRGDRRGRDDLSGTMAQVTDDAPVILMAHEPYIFPRVPERVSLTLSGHTHGGQIRIFGTSPLIPRVDGKDLSYGHVVQDGRHMIVSGGFGVSRVPIRIGVPPEIVLLELGRVLPGAASPA; from the coding sequence ATGCTGATCCTGCCGACGAGACGGCAGTTCCTGACCGGGATCGGCGCGACGACGGCGCTCGTCTCCGCCACGGGGGCATACGGCTTCGTGATCGAGCCGCGCCACAGGCTCGTGGTGACGCGCTATGCGCCCGTGCTGCCCGGCTGGTCCACGGGGCCGCGCCTGACGGTGGCGGTCCTGGCCGATTTCCACGTGGGCGAGCCGACCATGCCGCTCGACCGGATCGCCGAGATCGTCGACGCGACGAACCGGCTCCACCCCGACCTCATCCTGCTTTTGGGAGATTATCCGTCGGGCCCCAGCGTGACCACGCGCAAGGTGCCGCTTATCGACTTCGCCCGGGTCGTCGAGGGCCTTCGCGCGCCGCTCGGAACTCATGCCATCCTCGGCAACCACGATTGGTGGGACGACAGGATCGCCCAGAAGACCCGGCGCGGGCCGGTGGAATCGCAGCGCGCGCTCGAAGCGCGCGGCATCCCGGTGATGGAGAACACGGTCCTGAGGCTGGTGAAGGACGGCCTGCCGTTCTGGATCGCCGGCCTCGGGGACCAGGAGCCGTTCCTGATGCGGGGGGATCGCCGAGGGCGGGACGATCTTTCCGGCACGATGGCGCAGGTGACCGACGATGCGCCGGTGATCCTGATGGCGCACGAACCCTATATCTTCCCGCGCGTGCCCGAGCGCGTCTCGCTGACCTTGTCCGGCCATACCCATGGCGGCCAGATCCGGATTTTCGGAACTTCGCCGCTGATCCCGCGCGTCGACGGCAAGGACCTGTCCTACGGCCATGTTGTCCAGGACGGACGGCACATGATCGTCTCCGGCGGTTTCGGCGTCAGCCGCGTCCCGATCCGTATCGGGGTGCCGCCGGAGATCGTTCTCCTCGAACTCGGCAGAGTTTTGCCGGGAGCGGCAAGCCCCGCCTGA
- the sfsA gene encoding DNA/RNA nuclease SfsA, whose translation MRFPGTLIEGRLVRRYKRFLADIELADGSLVTAHCANPGAMLGLDRLGSRVLLSVSTNPARKLGFSWELVEADLPGGPQWVGINTMRPNALVAEAFTEGRLAPLAGYATLRPEVRYGRASRVDFLATGEGVPACHVEVKNCHLLREPGLAEFPDCVAARSARHMDDLTEVVAQGGRAMLIIVVQMQAERFDVARDLDPAFDRAFARAAGGGVEIHAYRCRIDPTEVTIADPIPVVSRI comes from the coding sequence ATGAGATTTCCCGGCACGCTGATCGAGGGCCGGCTGGTCCGTCGCTACAAGCGGTTCCTCGCCGATATCGAACTGGCGGATGGCAGCCTCGTCACGGCGCATTGCGCCAATCCGGGCGCCATGCTCGGGCTCGACCGGCTCGGATCGCGCGTTCTGCTCTCGGTCTCGACCAATCCGGCGCGCAAGCTCGGCTTTTCCTGGGAATTGGTGGAGGCCGACCTGCCCGGCGGCCCGCAATGGGTCGGCATCAACACCATGCGGCCGAACGCGCTCGTCGCCGAGGCCTTCACCGAGGGGCGCCTCGCGCCGCTGGCGGGCTATGCGACGCTGCGTCCCGAGGTCCGCTACGGTCGCGCCAGCCGGGTCGATTTCCTGGCCACCGGCGAGGGCGTGCCGGCCTGCCACGTGGAGGTGAAGAACTGCCACCTGCTGCGCGAGCCGGGCCTCGCCGAGTTTCCCGATTGCGTCGCCGCCCGCAGCGCGCGGCACATGGACGACCTGACGGAGGTGGTCGCGCAAGGAGGCCGGGCGATGCTGATCATCGTGGTGCAGATGCAGGCCGAGCGGTTCGACGTGGCGCGCGACCTCGATCCGGCCTTCGACCGCGCCTTTGCCAGGGCCGCGGGCGGCGGGGTCGAGATTCACGCCTATCGCTGCCGGATCGATCCCACGGAGGTGACCATCGCCGACCCCATTCCCGTGGTCTCACGGATTTGA
- a CDS encoding dienelactone hydrolase family protein, whose product MPSEHVTILTRDGVCPSHIMTPGSGGSWPGVIFYADAGGIRPAMLDMAQRLADAGYLVLLPDLFYRYGPYGPFKPKEVFAGDFRAILGPLMATTGNDKAAQNTEAFLTYFDTRNDVAGSKAGAVGFCMGGGMALVSAGAYPDRFAVAASYHGGNLANEAPTSPHLFAPKLKAEIYVAAAENDGSYPPAMAERLENSLTRADVRHTTRTYPAAHGWMIPDFPVYNHDEAERGWDELFALFGRTLNGAE is encoded by the coding sequence ATGCCTAGCGAGCATGTCACGATCCTGACGCGCGATGGGGTTTGTCCTTCGCACATCATGACACCCGGCAGCGGCGGATCATGGCCCGGGGTGATCTTTTACGCGGACGCCGGTGGGATTCGGCCAGCGATGCTCGACATGGCGCAGCGTCTCGCCGACGCCGGCTACCTCGTCTTGCTGCCGGACCTCTTCTATCGATACGGCCCCTACGGTCCGTTCAAGCCCAAGGAAGTGTTCGCGGGCGACTTTCGTGCGATTCTCGGGCCATTGATGGCCACGACGGGGAACGACAAGGCCGCTCAAAACACGGAAGCCTTCCTTACCTACTTTGACACGCGCAATGACGTCGCGGGCAGCAAGGCCGGTGCGGTGGGCTTCTGTATGGGAGGCGGCATGGCCCTGGTATCGGCTGGAGCTTACCCCGACCGTTTTGCGGTGGCTGCCAGCTATCATGGTGGCAACCTCGCAAACGAAGCGCCGACAAGCCCCCACCTGTTCGCGCCGAAGCTAAAGGCGGAGATCTATGTCGCGGCTGCCGAGAACGACGGCAGCTACCCGCCCGCGATGGCCGAACGGTTGGAGAATTCCCTGACGCGGGCTGACGTGCGTCATACAACGCGAACCTACCCGGCCGCGCATGGCTGGATGATACCGGACTTTCCCGTCTACAACCATGACGAAGCCGAGCGTGGCTGGGATGAGTTGTTCGCACTCTTCGGCCGGACTCTGAACGGCGCAGAGTGA
- a CDS encoding VOC family protein gives MFTHVMIGSNDLERAQRFYDATFGALGGAPGKVDATGRLIYSHEGSRLMITTPIDGRPATAANGGTIGIVAASRQHVLAWHEAGTVNGGAAVESPPAERPNGSFVAYLRDPDGNKLTARTQPAK, from the coding sequence ATGTTCACTCACGTCATGATCGGCAGCAACGACCTGGAGCGAGCCCAAAGGTTCTACGATGCCACATTCGGCGCGTTGGGAGGCGCGCCGGGCAAGGTGGATGCCACAGGCAGGCTGATCTACTCCCATGAGGGCAGCCGGCTGATGATCACGACACCGATCGACGGCCGACCGGCAACCGCAGCCAATGGCGGGACTATCGGTATCGTAGCAGCGAGCCGCCAGCATGTTCTTGCGTGGCATGAAGCCGGCACCGTGAATGGTGGTGCCGCAGTCGAGAGTCCGCCCGCCGAGCGACCCAATGGGTCTTTTGTCGCTTACCTTCGCGATCCGGACGGGAACAAGCTCACCGCGCGGACCCAACCGGCAAAGTGA